The Methanococcoides methylutens MM1 genome has a window encoding:
- a CDS encoding ORC1-type DNA replication protein: MENKSLDGLFEDLLQNESLFKNKEVLRPSYTPASLPHRTEQVNTLATILVSALRGDTPSNILIYGKTGTGKTAVARYVGIELERKSDDINIECSVLYLNCEVIDTQYRLLANLAKHFGEDIPMTGWPTDQVFTKFKEAIDARKQVIIIILDEIDKLVKKGDDVLYNLSRINTDLENAKVSMIGISNDLKFTEFLDPRVKSSLGEEEIIFPPYDAEQISDILRQRASIAYKENVLDEMVIPLCSAFAAQEHGDARRALDLLRVAGELAERENETHVGEPHVRRAQEKIEIDRIVEVVRTLPTQSKLALYSVMLLRNNGYRNVTTGEVYNVYRQLCVNVDMDVLTQRRVTDLISELDMLGILNAVVVSKGRYGRTKEIVLSVPIESTRRVLLEDYRLGMLAGFKPVITAQMHL; the protein is encoded by the coding sequence ATGGAGAATAAATCATTAGATGGATTATTTGAAGACTTATTACAAAACGAATCTCTTTTCAAGAACAAAGAGGTTTTGAGACCTTCATATACACCTGCATCCCTGCCACACAGGACTGAACAGGTTAACACTCTTGCTACTATTCTTGTTTCAGCTCTAAGGGGTGATACACCATCTAACATTCTGATCTATGGTAAAACAGGTACCGGTAAGACGGCTGTTGCACGTTATGTTGGTATTGAGCTTGAAAGAAAGAGTGATGATATCAACATTGAATGTTCTGTTCTGTACCTTAATTGTGAGGTAATTGATACTCAGTACAGGTTATTGGCAAATCTTGCAAAACACTTTGGTGAGGACATACCAATGACCGGTTGGCCTACAGACCAGGTGTTCACAAAGTTCAAAGAGGCTATTGATGCAAGAAAACAGGTTATCATAATTATTCTTGATGAGATAGACAAACTTGTCAAGAAAGGAGATGATGTTCTCTATAACCTTTCACGTATCAATACTGATCTTGAAAATGCGAAGGTCAGTATGATAGGTATTTCCAATGACCTGAAATTTACTGAGTTCCTGGATCCCAGGGTAAAGAGTTCCCTTGGTGAAGAAGAGATCATCTTCCCTCCTTACGACGCCGAGCAGATCAGTGATATTCTCAGGCAGAGAGCATCTATTGCATACAAGGAGAATGTACTTGATGAAATGGTAATTCCTCTTTGTTCTGCCTTTGCAGCTCAGGAACATGGTGACGCAAGGCGTGCACTTGATCTTCTGAGGGTTGCCGGAGAACTTGCCGAGCGTGAGAATGAGACCCATGTTGGTGAACCTCATGTCAGAAGGGCTCAGGAAAAGATCGAGATCGATCGTATCGTCGAAGTTGTCAGAACACTCCCAACACAATCAAAGCTGGCACTTTATAGTGTCATGCTCCTGAGGAACAATGGCTACAGGAATGTTACAACCGGTGAGGTTTACAATGTATATCGTCAGTTATGTGTGAATGTGGATATGGACGTCCTTACACAAAGAAGGGTCACTGACCTGATCTCAGAACTGGACATGCTTGGTATCCTCAACGCAGTGGTCGTAAGCAAAGGACGTTATGGAAGGACAAAGGAGATTGTCCTGAGCGTACCTATCGAAAGCACACGACGTGTTCTCCTTGAAGATTACAGGCTGGGAATGCTTGCAGGTTTCAAACCTGTCATCACAGCACAGATGCATCTTTGA
- the twy1 gene encoding 4-demethylwyosine synthase TYW1: MSSKDKEELMTIPEIPDFEALLKKQGYSLAGTHSAVKTCLWLGRSIKDEGECYKSRFYGITSHCCLQMTPTLRCNQRCLFCWRPTEAEVSFPKNWDSPVEIVGSSIKAQRKLISGFGGSAPRERWEEANEPKHVAISLSGEPTMYPYLPELVEEYEKQGFTTFIVSNGTVPEMMERIEPSQLYMSLDAPDRETYEKVCNPKSPELWDNINRSLEILGKKDNRKAIRITLVKGVNMIDPAGYARLIEIADPDYVEIKAYMHLGFSRARLPREAMPSHEEVLSFAKEVAGHLGYSIADEVEVSRIALLSKDGKVTYID, encoded by the coding sequence ATGTCCTCGAAAGATAAGGAAGAACTTATGACCATTCCTGAAATACCAGACTTTGAAGCCTTGCTGAAGAAGCAGGGATACAGTCTGGCAGGTACTCATTCTGCTGTAAAGACATGCCTCTGGCTTGGGCGTTCCATAAAGGATGAGGGTGAATGTTATAAGTCCAGGTTCTACGGTATCACTTCACATTGCTGCCTGCAGATGACACCTACGTTAAGATGCAACCAGCGCTGCCTGTTCTGCTGGAGACCTACAGAGGCTGAGGTATCTTTCCCAAAAAATTGGGATTCTCCAGTGGAAATAGTGGGGTCTTCGATCAAGGCACAGCGAAAATTGATATCCGGATTTGGCGGTTCTGCACCAAGGGAACGCTGGGAGGAAGCTAACGAGCCCAAACACGTTGCCATATCACTTTCAGGGGAGCCGACAATGTATCCGTACCTTCCTGAGCTTGTGGAGGAGTACGAAAAGCAGGGCTTTACCACTTTTATTGTGAGTAACGGTACGGTTCCTGAAATGATGGAAAGGATCGAACCTTCCCAGCTGTACATGAGCCTTGATGCTCCTGACAGGGAAACGTATGAAAAGGTCTGCAATCCGAAATCTCCTGAACTCTGGGACAACATCAACAGGTCACTGGAGATACTTGGAAAGAAGGACAACCGCAAGGCCATACGCATAACCCTTGTAAAGGGAGTCAACATGATCGATCCGGCAGGGTATGCACGTCTCATTGAGATAGCAGATCCGGATTACGTTGAGATCAAAGCGTACATGCATCTTGGTTTTTCCAGGGCTCGCCTGCCCCGTGAAGCAATGCCTTCACACGAAGAGGTTCTCAGTTTTGCTAAAGAGGTTGCCGGTCATCTTGGCTATTCCATTGCAGATGAGGTTGAAGTAAGCCGCATAGCTTTGCTTTCTAAGGACGGAAAAGTTACTTATATTGACTGA
- a CDS encoding DUF1294 domain-containing protein, whose protein sequence is MKLYMYLLLYLLLVNAYSFWLMYSDKKKAKKNQYRIPEKTLFTWALLGGSIGSIAGMQKFRHKTRHTTFRIGMPLIFVVEGYLFFEYVLPVLF, encoded by the coding sequence ATGAAATTGTACATGTACCTTCTCCTGTATCTTCTTTTAGTAAATGCATATTCTTTCTGGCTGATGTACTCTGACAAAAAGAAGGCCAAAAAGAACCAGTACAGGATACCGGAAAAAACCCTGTTCACATGGGCATTGCTGGGTGGAAGCATCGGTTCCATCGCGGGAATGCAGAAGTTCAGGCACAAGACCAGGCATACGACGTTCAGGATCGGAATGCCTTTGATATTTGTCGTGGAAGGGTATCTCTTCTTTGAGTATGTTTTGCCGGTATTGTTTTGA
- the prf1 gene encoding peptide chain release factor aRF-1: MADQSSHQKYEFKKKLESLRDKRGRGTELISLYIPPDKQLSDVVAQLKTEHGQASNIKSKLTKTNVQGAIESIMSRLRYVTVPENGIVYFTGAVDIGANKTNMETTIIEPPQPIITYRYHCDSSFYLDPLEEMLREAKTYGLLVLDRREASIGLLVGKHIEPYRNLTSTVPGKQRKGGQSAHRFQQLRLIAIHDFYKRIGDAASEVFLTVDQKDFEGVLVGGPSPTKEEFESGHFLHHEIEKKMLGLFDVAYTDESGLSELVNAASERLEDLDLMVEKKLMQQFFQELVSDSGKATYGEENVRENLIIGAVDIMLVSEDLRAERETIRCTSCDYEKKTTSDFKPGDSKTALGNCPKCGSYLESVEKVDVVDELSEMCDQMSTTVEFISTDFEEGAQLLNAFGGIVAILRFNTGI, translated from the coding sequence ATGGCTGACCAATCTTCACATCAAAAATACGAGTTTAAAAAGAAACTTGAATCGTTAAGGGACAAGCGAGGTCGTGGTACTGAACTGATCTCCCTCTACATCCCACCTGACAAGCAGCTCTCAGATGTAGTTGCACAGCTCAAGACAGAGCACGGTCAGGCTTCCAACATTAAGTCCAAGCTGACAAAAACGAACGTTCAGGGTGCAATTGAGTCAATTATGTCCAGGCTCAGGTATGTGACAGTTCCGGAGAATGGTATCGTCTATTTCACAGGTGCTGTGGATATCGGCGCTAACAAGACGAACATGGAGACCACCATCATTGAGCCTCCGCAGCCAATTATCACATACAGGTACCATTGTGATTCATCATTCTACCTTGACCCGTTAGAGGAGATGCTAAGGGAAGCAAAGACATACGGTCTGCTCGTTCTTGACAGGCGTGAGGCTTCCATCGGTCTTCTGGTAGGCAAGCACATAGAACCATACCGAAACCTGACCTCCACAGTTCCGGGTAAGCAGAGGAAGGGAGGACAGAGTGCCCACAGGTTCCAGCAGCTCAGGCTTATCGCCATACACGATTTCTACAAGCGTATAGGTGATGCGGCAAGTGAGGTGTTCCTCACAGTAGACCAGAAGGACTTTGAAGGCGTGCTAGTAGGTGGTCCTTCACCAACAAAAGAGGAGTTCGAATCCGGTCACTTCCTTCACCACGAGATAGAGAAGAAGATGCTCGGCCTTTTCGATGTGGCATATACCGATGAATCCGGTCTATCAGAGCTTGTGAATGCAGCAAGTGAAAGGCTTGAGGACCTTGACCTGATGGTAGAGAAGAAGCTCATGCAGCAATTCTTCCAGGAACTGGTATCAGATTCAGGTAAAGCGACCTACGGTGAGGAAAATGTGCGTGAGAATCTCATTATCGGTGCTGTCGATATAATGCTCGTGTCAGAAGACCTAAGGGCCGAGAGGGAGACCATCAGGTGTACTTCTTGCGATTATGAGAAAAAGACCACCAGTGATTTCAAGCCAGGGGATTCAAAGACAGCTCTTGGTAACTGCCCGAAATGTGGCTCCTATCTTGAGTCTGTGGAAAAGGTCGATGTCGTGGATGAGCTGTCCGAGATGTGTGACCAGATGAGTACCACGGTAGAGTTCATTTCCACTGATTTCGAAGAGGGTGCACAGCTTCTGAACGCTTTTGGTGGTATCGTCGCTATCCTGCGTTTCAACACGGGTATCTAA
- a CDS encoding inorganic diphosphatase, producing the protein MKVRIETPKFSFFKYQKMDYGYKRVLFSPIPTIFNYGFIEETLGDDGMEEDAIVLGPRLAQGTLVNLTSPGGVVRFVDDSVQDDKKVFYLGDPYSEKLFGLYFRMYALFKRFRYLAFERRLADCRFEGIELFEEK; encoded by the coding sequence ATGAAGGTCCGGATAGAAACTCCAAAGTTCAGCTTTTTCAAGTATCAAAAAATGGATTACGGGTACAAAAGGGTTCTTTTTTCTCCGATACCCACGATCTTCAACTATGGTTTCATTGAGGAGACCCTGGGAGACGACGGGATGGAGGAGGATGCCATCGTACTGGGACCCCGGCTTGCTCAGGGAACCCTTGTAAATCTGACCAGTCCCGGTGGAGTTGTAAGGTTTGTGGATGACTCGGTCCAGGATGATAAAAAAGTGTTCTATCTTGGGGACCCGTATTCTGAAAAGCTGTTCGGATTGTATTTCAGGATGTATGCACTGTTCAAGCGTTTCCGCTATCTGGCATTTGAAAGAAGACTTGCGGATTGCAGGTTCGAGGGCATCGAACTGTTCGAGGAAAAGTGA
- the argS gene encoding arginine--tRNA ligase codes for MFLDFIQQVTSVLNNAVSSAGFEVNDLELGPSQHADLSSRVAFRLASVAKQSPKDVADRIVSEVVIPEGSYIGKIDSMGPYLNITASRSFIDGVVSGIREKKDAFGGDFREGKILLEHTSANPNGPLHVGHIRNSIIGDTLGRILKRAGYDVELHYYVNDMGRQIAIVSWALDRFEFDNDSKPDHAIANVYIKANAELEEHPEKVAEIDKLMQLVESGDEETINRFDEAVGRAVEGIKETLGKMNVAHDEFPKESSFIRSGDVSRIVDEIKATGRTEIDNGALVVDLKDYGFEKTLVIQRSDGTSLYTTRDLAYHEWKGERADRIIDVFGADHKLISGQLSATLNAIGKKEPEVVIFEFVSLPEGSMSTRRGKFISADELLDQVKARALEEVDKRRPEMPEDFKKQVADMVGIGAVRYDIVKVSPEKSTVFDWKEALDFEKQGGPFVQYSHARACSILQKAKDEGLWNAEEDIDPSLLVEDSEIALIKKMAMFDNVLDQCARELKPHMLAIYARELADAFNQFYRFVSVLNAEEEDVRASRLALVDCARIVLANTLDTLGLGAPESM; via the coding sequence TTGTTCTTAGATTTCATACAGCAGGTTACGTCCGTACTGAACAATGCAGTCAGTTCGGCAGGGTTTGAAGTGAACGATCTGGAGCTTGGCCCCTCCCAGCATGCAGACCTCTCTTCAAGGGTCGCATTCAGGCTGGCCTCTGTTGCAAAGCAGAGCCCCAAGGATGTTGCTGACAGGATCGTTTCCGAGGTAGTGATACCGGAAGGATCCTATATCGGGAAGATAGATTCAATGGGGCCTTACCTGAACATCACTGCCAGCCGCAGTTTCATTGATGGTGTGGTATCAGGCATCAGGGAAAAGAAGGATGCATTCGGAGGCGATTTCCGTGAAGGAAAGATCCTGCTTGAGCACACTTCTGCCAACCCCAACGGTCCGCTTCACGTGGGACACATAAGGAATTCCATCATCGGAGACACTCTCGGTCGTATCCTCAAACGTGCAGGATATGATGTCGAGCTTCACTATTACGTAAATGATATGGGACGCCAGATAGCAATCGTCTCCTGGGCACTCGATCGCTTCGAGTTCGATAATGACTCCAAGCCGGACCATGCCATTGCAAATGTTTACATCAAGGCCAACGCCGAGCTTGAGGAACACCCGGAGAAGGTTGCCGAGATTGACAAACTCATGCAGCTTGTTGAGAGTGGCGATGAAGAGACCATCAACCGCTTCGATGAGGCTGTAGGTCGTGCAGTGGAAGGTATCAAGGAGACCCTTGGCAAGATGAACGTCGCTCACGACGAGTTCCCCAAGGAATCCAGCTTCATCCGCTCCGGTGACGTTTCAAGGATAGTGGATGAGATCAAGGCCACAGGACGTACCGAGATCGATAACGGTGCTCTTGTTGTGGATCTTAAGGATTACGGATTCGAGAAGACCCTTGTCATCCAGCGTTCCGACGGAACTTCACTTTACACTACACGTGACCTCGCATACCATGAATGGAAGGGCGAGCGTGCTGACAGGATCATTGATGTTTTCGGAGCAGACCACAAGCTGATCTCCGGCCAGCTCAGTGCAACACTGAATGCCATAGGCAAGAAGGAGCCTGAGGTCGTTATCTTCGAGTTCGTCTCGCTGCCTGAAGGCTCAATGAGCACAAGGCGCGGTAAGTTCATCAGTGCTGATGAGCTGCTTGATCAGGTCAAGGCCCGGGCACTGGAAGAGGTGGACAAGCGCCGCCCTGAGATGCCTGAAGACTTCAAGAAACAGGTTGCAGACATGGTAGGTATCGGTGCTGTCAGGTACGACATCGTGAAGGTCTCACCTGAGAAATCCACGGTCTTCGACTGGAAGGAAGCACTGGACTTCGAGAAGCAGGGCGGTCCTTTCGTACAATACTCCCATGCACGTGCATGCAGCATCCTGCAGAAGGCAAAGGATGAAGGCCTGTGGAATGCTGAGGAAGATATTGACCCTTCACTTCTTGTGGAAGACAGCGAGATCGCTCTTATCAAGAAGATGGCAATGTTCGACAACGTGCTTGACCAGTGCGCAAGGGAACTGAAGCCTCACATGCTTGCCATCTATGCAAGGGAACTTGCAGATGCGTTCAACCAGTTCTACCGCTTCGTATCCGTCCTCAATGCCGAGGAAGAGGATGTCCGTGCAAGCCGTCTGGCCCTTGTGGACTGCGCAAGGATAGTACTTGCCAACACTCTGGATACACTTGGACTGGGTGCACCTGAATCAATGTGA
- a CDS encoding DNA-directed DNA polymerase II small subunit gives MREIDVQEAFLEAGYQISPEAADLIVSHSSPEDLVCYVLEHVDESIFVIEAEHIDVLSFESECGNTLKDGSGKSPEQLTETTPQITVSTQGISVEEAVEAVVSSSTITPGTTSAMNSPASSCSKKYSSSFPAGYGSGGGIDRSTGAGTNGNGAGNNINIMSDITDMSTCVGEYMEFVQYFRNRYSKLSDLIRGRITARPIESLNKNRKHGGGLRRSGGDDYSEVSIIGMVSEVRSTANGHKMLQLEDPTGSFLVLVHQAEKDLFEEASKIILDEVIGVSGSLTNDGSLIVAKKIILPDLPNISHRREGTWGKAVFTSDVHIGSSTFLEEEWCSFLDFLNGRSDNEQMRELSKDIRFLVIAGDLVDGIGIFPGQEHELDILDIYDQYAKAAEYFSQVPEHIQIIISPGNHDAVRQAEPQPRFPERITSLFEDRIIFVGNPALVDLDGVQVLMYHGRSIDDLVASVPGVSYQEPEKALIEMLKRRHLSPIYGSRVSIAPEKQDHFVIDPVPDILHCGHVHTIGIGRYKNVLAINSGTWQSQTEFQKRVNVMPTPAQVPVVDLSTLKTSLLHF, from the coding sequence ATGAGAGAGATCGATGTTCAGGAAGCCTTTTTGGAAGCCGGCTATCAGATCAGCCCTGAGGCTGCAGATCTGATAGTATCTCACAGCTCACCAGAGGACCTGGTCTGCTATGTCCTTGAACATGTGGATGAGTCGATCTTCGTCATTGAAGCAGAACATATTGACGTACTATCCTTTGAATCTGAATGTGGAAACACCCTGAAAGACGGCTCAGGAAAATCTCCGGAACAACTTACAGAGACTACTCCACAGATTACGGTTAGTACGCAGGGTATTTCTGTGGAAGAGGCTGTAGAGGCTGTTGTATCATCTTCAACGATCACACCCGGAACCACATCTGCGATGAATTCCCCGGCTTCTTCATGCTCCAAAAAATATTCTTCTTCGTTCCCGGCAGGGTATGGGTCCGGTGGTGGAATTGACAGGTCCACCGGGGCGGGTACGAATGGCAATGGTGCTGGCAATAACATCAACATCATGTCCGATATTACGGACATGTCCACCTGTGTCGGGGAATACATGGAATTCGTCCAGTATTTCAGGAACAGGTACAGCAAGCTCAGTGACCTGATACGCGGCAGGATCACCGCCAGGCCGATAGAGAGCCTCAACAAGAATCGCAAACATGGCGGAGGTTTGAGGCGAAGTGGAGGCGATGATTATAGTGAGGTCTCGATCATCGGGATGGTATCAGAGGTAAGGAGCACCGCCAACGGGCACAAGATGCTCCAGCTGGAAGATCCCACGGGTTCTTTTCTGGTGTTGGTACATCAGGCGGAGAAGGACCTTTTCGAGGAGGCCAGTAAGATCATTCTGGACGAGGTGATTGGTGTGTCGGGTTCCCTGACAAATGACGGCAGTCTTATTGTTGCTAAGAAGATAATTCTCCCTGACCTTCCGAACATCTCCCACAGGAGAGAGGGTACCTGGGGTAAGGCTGTTTTCACTTCCGATGTCCATATCGGCAGTTCTACCTTCCTTGAAGAGGAATGGTGCAGTTTCCTTGATTTTCTCAATGGCAGATCTGACAATGAGCAGATGAGGGAGCTTTCAAAGGACATCCGTTTCCTTGTTATAGCAGGTGACCTTGTGGATGGCATTGGTATCTTCCCTGGTCAGGAACATGAATTGGATATCCTTGACATTTATGATCAGTATGCAAAGGCTGCTGAGTACTTCAGTCAGGTACCTGAACACATCCAGATAATAATATCACCCGGAAATCACGATGCAGTAAGGCAGGCAGAGCCACAGCCCCGTTTCCCGGAGCGTATCACTTCCCTTTTTGAGGACAGGATCATCTTTGTGGGAAATCCTGCACTTGTGGATCTTGACGGTGTGCAGGTACTGATGTACCACGGCCGGTCCATCGATGACCTGGTGGCATCTGTTCCCGGAGTTTCCTACCAGGAGCCGGAAAAGGCACTGATAGAGATGCTAAAGCGCAGGCACCTTTCTCCTATATACGGAAGCAGGGTTTCCATTGCGCCGGAAAAGCAGGATCATTTTGTAATTGATCCGGTGCCTGATATTCTCCATTGCGGGCATGTGCATACCATAGGTATCGGAAGATACAAGAATGTCCTTGCGATCAATTCAGGCACATGGCAGTCACAGACCGAGTTCCAGAAAAGGGTGAATGTCATGCCAACACCTGCACAGGTTCCGGTGGTGGATCTTTCCACTCTCAAGACAAGTCTGCTTCACTTCTGA
- a CDS encoding signal peptidase I, with amino-acid sequence MDIKASFHTFRTSDKFWISLSRDIVSVILAVMAFAVVSQAVFGMWTPMVAVESGSMEPHMKIGDIIFIQNIDRTQIISNQDASPDYTSFKMEGDVILYRPYGQEGVTPIIHRAMYYVEAGDPMWDGGPIAPHSGYITKGDNERTNMYFDQQGQISYLQPVKEEWIIGVARYRIPYAGYLRLMLS; translated from the coding sequence ATGGACATAAAAGCCTCCTTCCACACATTCAGGACAAGCGATAAGTTCTGGATATCTTTGTCAAGGGATATTGTTTCTGTAATTCTGGCCGTTATGGCATTTGCGGTCGTCTCACAGGCTGTATTCGGAATGTGGACACCAATGGTTGCTGTGGAATCAGGAAGCATGGAACCTCACATGAAGATAGGGGACATTATTTTTATCCAAAACATCGACAGGACGCAGATAATATCCAATCAGGATGCTTCACCGGACTACACATCATTCAAAATGGAAGGGGATGTTATTCTCTACCGCCCTTACGGACAGGAAGGAGTAACGCCGATCATACACAGGGCCATGTACTACGTTGAAGCCGGTGATCCAATGTGGGATGGTGGGCCAATTGCACCACACAGTGGTTACATAACCAAAGGCGATAACGAAAGAACTAATATGTACTTCGACCAGCAGGGTCAGATAAGCTATCTCCAGCCTGTAAAGGAAGAGTGGATCATCGGAGTGGCAAGATACAGGATACCATATGCAGGATATCTCAGGCTTATGCTTTCATAA